Proteins encoded in a region of the Plasmodium falciparum 3D7 genome assembly, chromosome: 1 genome:
- a CDS encoding zinc-carboxypeptidase, putative yields MLFKNEDSGNGVYCFTYNNFSDVTISDILNIRNDNKNNDNEDNKQDDEEKNDEDDNKSNLLLEENEENKRQGDKPFEDLSLFSFKNNEQCYDNIKMQQAILNSSYEKNVKNIVKIVYHEDCKLLYENTDIHVELPSIVYGRNRNKNNDVVNKCNQYNDDDYTNKCNQYNDDDYTNKCNQYNDDDYTNKCNQYNDNDYTNKCNQYNDNDYTNKCNQYNDVRKITNLKYFINHNWKNINLINEKLFLKNLKELEEILNYNFLHICKNKCKQYNKKRKNERHFSYHDNFLSHYIIYKKNKFIKHNKNEHINGNHYDAHESTNTYDEEKTREKHNNKNNNMKYCLNKYPYDNVNAPLNLSCPWYEKKIENIYCLNIPGYKYKYKYICPSMSKMNDEKIKELYIPKGHILFNSKFESGNLKYVIKEENDKEVYSLFLNPDIRMNEKKNQWFYFSASYVPNEYYTNELYKMKMCNKDINHIGDNMNVVYNYMNGTGNNINNIVNNLDSTVNYMNSTGNNINNIVNNLDSTVNYMNSTGNNINNIVNNLDSTVNYMNSTGNNINNIVNNLDSTVNYMNSTGNYLNRKNNNHLSYTNWSGQRCMNQYLNDINNDEIDTNLDGNRKYSLDACDKFTVRNVRKLEKPFTVRFKIENMAKPFFLYKYGHSPLSFSECKYKIENIQWERNSYDIKYIKNSSCKHYNIKKNSMEYYNYNTYTLEFSYDFTYAYDTVYFASSYPYTYSYLSEYLCLIRNLLKDHPTINYIEERLCKTSCGFDCPVLCITNYDRMEEYNKEELKESVEKKQNIVEANNTCDEKLVDGMDISSNAIRKEIKKKGYILTSKKLDKNRVVNNLFVDMKNGCTRGCASGCTNGCANGYTNGYTNRYTKGCTKGCTNEYSNDNMCKECLDIKNICYQEEKEKCDIIKYNDDKDYSHNCCYEECYNMKREKKKFVCCLSDKCNSFLNEQIKRRRSIMGWNILRNRIKCCKNKMYTSNDFMKTFDSLLKKVYVCKGENKKNNGTKIIKRFEEKYDNNLLFKRKDEKRSLSASPKKKKKKKKKIIVLTARVHPGETNSSYAIHGFIAFIISNNIYAHILREKFIFIIIPMLNIDGVILGNNRYCYNGFDLNRQWSNPIGYIHPTIYSAKLLMKNISENNKIIFFCDFHSHSRKYNCFIFGNEGSYNYVKNKKMCEVFPEIYSHTLPWFALVDTVYKADNENKGSARLISGKEFSLDCSYTFEISLFGIQIRKDFNIMYDEKKDIFYVQNYFEGYQNGDDNIKGGDNIKGGDNIKGDDNINGDDNIKGGDNIKGDDNIKRDDNFQRDDNFQRDDNFQRGDNFHRGDNFHRDDIYDKMNKHYINNNYYYDKNSYDFLYFDENLLFMTGVSFGICLFKFINFLSYHKSSICRRTCEEKEKEHISTETCGILCAKNNKDDEEKCNESKKQNHDAFKTGNSLEFDKGEEHLLSDTHRMVNTFLCNSMNKSKNKNKNKKGYNYILNKYGFIKLKSSKKHIEEVKRIRKLKKKKYMVKEVYELGRKIKQNKYYHNYPFGLYKVNINDVIRILNKINMDDPNGKYKGPGFNNSVDMKKKIKNKNESKTEKKSKTENKSKSKSKNKSKSKNKSKRKKVIVIL; encoded by the coding sequence AtgctttttaaaaatgaagacaGTGGCAATGGTGTTTACTGTTTtacttataataattttagtGATGTTACTATATctgatattttaaatataaggaatgataataaaaataatgataatgaggATAACAAACAAGACGATGAAGAGAAAAACGATGAAGATGACAATAAAAGTAATTTGTTattagaagaaaatgaagagaATAAAAGACAAGGAGACAAACCATTTGAGgatttatctttattttcatttaaaaataatgaacagtgttatgataatataaaaatgcaaCAAGCCATTTTGAATTCatcttatgaaaaaaatgtaaaaaatatagttaAGATAGTATATCATGAGGATTGTAAATTGTTATATGAAAATACAGATATACACGTTGAACTTCCATCTATAGTATATGGTAGAAATAGgaacaaaaataatgatgtcgtaaataaatgtaatcaatataatgatgatgattatacaaataaatgcaatcaatataatgatgatgattatacaaataaatgcaatcaatataatgatgatgattatacaaataaatgtaatcaatataatgataatgattataCGAATAAATGTAAtcaatataatgataatgattataCGAATAAATGTAATCAATACAATGATGTTAGAAAAATtacaaatttaaaatattttattaatcataactggaaaaatataaatttgattaatgaaaaattatttttgaaaaatttaaAGGAACTCGAAGAAATactaaattataattttttgcatatatgtaaaaataaatgtaaacaatataataagaaaagaaaaaatgaaagacaTTTCTCTTATCACGATAATTTTCTTAGTCATTATATaatctataaaaaaaataaatttataaaacacaataaaaatgaacatatcAATGGTAATCATTATGATGCTCATGAGAGTACTAACACATACGATGAAGAGAAAACAAGagaaaaacataataataaaaataataatatgaagtATTGTCTAAATAAATATCCATATGATAATGTGAACGCACCTTTGAATTTATCTTGTCCATGGTACGAAaagaaaatagaaaatatatactgCCTAAATATACcaggatataaatataaatataaatatatttgccCCTCAATGAGCAAAAtgaatgatgaaaaaataaaagaattatatataccaaaaggacatatattatttaattcaaaATTCGAATCTGGgaatttaaaatatgtaataaagGAAGAAAATGACAAAGAAGTGTATTCCTTATTCCTCAATCCGGATATACGAATGAACGAGAAAAAAAACCAGTGGTTCTATTTCAGTGCTAGTTATGTTccaaatgaatattatacGAATgagttatataaaatgaaaatgtgtaataaagatattaatCATATAGGGGATAATATGAACGTTGTGTATAATTACATGAACGGTAcaggtaataatataaacaatattgtAAATAATTTGGATAGCActgtaaattatatgaacagtacaggtaataatataaacaatattgtAAATAATTTGGATAGCACTGTAAATTACATGAACAGTAcaggtaataatataaacaatattgtAAATAATTTGGATAGCACTGTAAATTACATGAACAGTAcaggtaataatataaacaatattgtAAATAATTTGGATAGCACTGTAAATTACATGAACAGTACAGGAAATTACCTAAATAGAAAGAATAATAATCACCTTAGCTATACTAATTGGAGTGGACAAAGGTGTATGAATCAATATTTGAATGACATAAATAATGACGAAATAGATACGAATTTAGATGGGAATAGAAAATATTCGTTAGACGCATGTGATAAATTTACTGTTAGAAATGTAAGGAAGTTAGAGAAACCATTTACTGTTAGAtttaaaatagaaaatatggCCAagcctttttttttatataaatatggtcATTCGCCTTTATCCTTTTCAGAATGTAAGTATAAAATAGAGAATATACAATGGGAAAGAAAttcatatgatataaaatatataaaaaacagTTCATGTAagcattataatataaaaaaaaatagtatggaatattataattataatacgtATACATTAGAATTTAGTTATGATTTTACGTATGCATATGATACAGTATACTTTGCAAGTAGTTATCCATATACGTATTCTTATTTGAGTGAATATTTATGTTTGATAAGAAATTTGTTGAAGGATCACCCtacaattaattatatagaaGAAAGGTTGTGCAAAACATCATGTGGGTTTGATTGCCCAGTTTTATGTATAACAAATTATGATAGGAtggaagaatataataaagaagaattaaaagaaagtgtagaaaaaaaacaaaacattGTCGAAGCGAACAATACATGTGATGAAAAATTGGTTGATGGGATGGATATAAGTAGTAATGCTATAAGAAAGGAGATTAAGAAGAAAGGGTATATATTAACAAGTAAAAAATTGGATAAAAATAGAGtggtaaataatttatttgttgATATGAAAAATGGATGTACAAGGGGATGTGCAAGTGGATGTACAAATGGATGTGCAAATGGATATACAAATGGATATACAAATAGATATACAAAAGGATGTACAAAAGGATGTACAAATGAATAttcaaatgataatatgtGTAAAGAATGtttagatataaaaaatatatgttatcaagaggaaaaagaaaaatgtgatataataaaatataatgatgataaggaTTATTCTCATAATTGTTGTTATGAAGAAtgttataatatgaaaagagaaaaaaaaaaatttgtttgCTGTTTAAGTGATAAAtgtaattcatttttaaatgaacagataaaaagaagaaggaGTATAATGGGTTGGAATATTTTACGAAATAGAATAAAAtgttgtaaaaataaaatgtatacatCTAATGATTTTATGAAGACTTTTGACagtttattaaaaaaggtTTATGTTTGCAAAGGAgagaataagaaaaataatggaacgaaaataataaaaagatttGAAGAGAagtatgataataatttgttatttaaaagaaaggATGAAAAAAGAAGTTTGTCTGCCtctccaaaaaaaaaaaaaaaaaaaaaaaaaaaaataattgtgtTAACGGCTAGAGTACATCCCGGAGAAACGAATTCGAGTTATGCAATACATGGATTTAttgcttttattatatctaataatatatatgcacatatatTACGTGAGaagtttatatttataataatacctATGTTAAATATTGATGGTGTTATCCTAGGAAATAATCGATATTGTTATAATGGTTTTGATTTAAATAGGCAATGGTCTAATCCGATAGGATATATTCATCCTACAATTTATTCAGCAAAATtgttaatgaaaaatattagtGAGAATAATaagattatatttttttgtgattTTCATAGTCATTCTCGaaaatataattgttttatatttggAAATGAGGGTagttataattatgtaaagaataaaaaaatgtgtgAAGTTTTCCCAGAAATATATTCGCACACATTACCTTGGTTTGCTCTTGTCGACACTGTATATAAAGCAGATAATGAGAATAAGGGGAGCGCAAGATTGATTAGTGGTAAGGAGTTTTCCCTTGATTGTAGTTATACGTTTGAGATTTCTTTGTTTGGTATACAGATAAGGAAggattttaatataatgtatgatgagaaaaaggatatattttatgtacaaaattattttgaaGGGTATCAAAATGgggatgataatataaaagggggtgataatataaaagggggtgataatataaaaggggatgataatataaatggggatgataatataaaagggggtgataatataaaaggggatgataatataaaaagggaTGATAATTTCCAACGTGATGATAATTTCCAACGTGATGATAATTTCCAACGTGGTGATAATTTCCACCGTGGTGATAATTTCCACCgtgatgatatatatgacaaAATGAATAAGCATTACATtaacaataattattattatgataagaaTAGCTAtgactttttatatttcgaTGAAAATCTTTTATTCATGACGGGTGTTAGTTTTGGTATATGTCTTTTTAagtttattaattttttatcatatcatAAATCTTCTATATGTAGAAGAACATGTGAAGAAAAAGAGAAGGAGCATATTTCGACAGAAACGTGTGGTATATTATGtgcaaaaaataataaggatgatgaagaaaaatgTAACGAATCAAAGAAACAAAATCATGATGCTTTCAAGACAGGAAATAGTTTGGAGTTTGATAAAGGGGAAGAGCATTTATTAAGTGATACTCATCGTATGGTAAATACCTTTTTATGTAATAGTAtgaataaaagtaaaaataaaaataaaaataaaaagggatataattatattttaaataagtatggttttataaaattgaaGAGTAGCAAAAAACATATTGAAGAGGTGAAGAGAATAagaaagttaaaaaaaaaaaaatatatggtaAAAGAGGTATATGAGTTaggaagaaaaataaaacaaaacaaatattatcataattatccgTTTGGTTTATATAAAgtaaatattaatgatgtAATACGTATATTAAATAAGATAAACATGGATGATCCTAATGGTAAGTATAAAGGTCCTGGTTTTAATAATTCCGTggatatgaagaaaaaaataaaaaataaaaatgaaagtaAAACTGAAAAGAAAAGTAAAActgaaaataaaagtaaaagtaaaagtaaaaataaaagtaaaagtaaaaataaaagtaaacgAAAAAAGGTTATTGTTATATTGtaa